Proteins encoded by one window of Bacillus sp. DTU_2020_1000418_1_SI_GHA_SEK_038:
- a CDS encoding hydantoinase B/oxoprolinase family protein codes for MSTQQQVYLENPVTTEIVRNALISAADEMNASLARSAFSPIIYEMKDCSVCIFNRDVELLGQSAGLPIFLGNIDECIKVTTNVIGGIERYKDGDVYILNDSYIGGTHLNDVTVFSPIFFEGELVGFTANRAHWLDIGSKDPGYPMDATSIYQEGIRIPPTKIYDNGKPIEDVIRLIVSNNRFREAALGDLNAQIAACRTGEKRFKELIVRFGIDRINRCIHDIFKQSEEMDRSVIRNIPDGEYEAEGYLDNDGVKDEPILVKVKVTVKGEYITIDLTGSSKQRFGQTNCGYAQTISACRVAFKDLISPSSPVTGGNFRTMNVIAPEATIFHAVEPAPCGWYFTPLGLLIDLIIKALSPVMKDKAAGAHYGDSMVVTFAGIDERTSESFLSVEATAGGWGAFHNGDGQSALINHVSGDFKNLPIEVFESKYPIRINQYALRQNSGGAGQYRGGLGVVREYEILSEDTTVSLWFERSKTPAWGLFGGQPGMKPDVEITSDGQVEHLLKVNGRKIRKGDIVKVMTGGGGGFGEPSERAAKDKENDKKNQYVTAE; via the coding sequence ATGAGCACTCAACAACAAGTTTACTTGGAGAATCCGGTTACAACAGAAATTGTGAGAAATGCACTTATTTCGGCAGCTGATGAAATGAACGCGAGCCTGGCACGAAGCGCTTTTTCACCAATTATTTATGAAATGAAGGATTGCAGTGTTTGTATTTTTAACCGCGATGTAGAGCTGTTGGGACAATCTGCAGGGTTGCCTATTTTTCTAGGAAATATCGATGAGTGTATTAAGGTAACAACCAATGTCATTGGCGGCATCGAAAGGTATAAAGATGGAGATGTATATATTTTAAATGATTCATATATTGGCGGAACTCATTTAAATGATGTCACAGTTTTCTCTCCAATTTTCTTCGAAGGTGAGCTTGTTGGTTTTACAGCAAACCGTGCCCACTGGTTGGATATTGGTTCGAAGGATCCTGGATATCCGATGGATGCTACAAGTATTTATCAAGAAGGAATTCGAATTCCTCCTACAAAAATTTATGATAATGGAAAGCCCATTGAAGATGTTATTCGACTTATCGTTTCTAACAATCGTTTCCGTGAAGCGGCTCTTGGGGACTTAAATGCACAAATAGCTGCATGCAGAACAGGTGAGAAAAGATTTAAGGAATTAATTGTGCGCTTTGGCATTGACCGAATTAATCGCTGTATCCATGACATCTTTAAGCAATCAGAGGAAATGGACCGTAGTGTCATCCGCAATATTCCAGATGGCGAGTATGAAGCGGAAGGCTATCTTGATAATGATGGGGTAAAGGATGAGCCAATCCTAGTGAAGGTTAAGGTAACGGTTAAAGGAGAATATATTACTATTGATCTCACTGGCTCAAGCAAACAGCGCTTCGGACAAACAAACTGTGGATATGCTCAGACCATTTCAGCCTGCCGTGTGGCTTTTAAAGATTTAATTAGCCCAAGTTCCCCAGTAACTGGAGGAAACTTTAGAACGATGAATGTTATTGCACCGGAAGCTACGATATTCCATGCAGTAGAGCCTGCTCCATGCGGATGGTATTTCACTCCGCTTGGCTTACTTATTGATTTAATTATTAAAGCACTTTCTCCAGTAATGAAGGATAAGGCAGCAGGAGCTCATTATGGGGATTCAATGGTTGTCACATTTGCAGGGATTGATGAAAGGACAAGCGAGTCATTCTTAAGTGTAGAAGCAACAGCAGGAGGATGGGGCGCATTCCATAACGGTGACGGTCAATCAGCCTTAATCAATCATGTAAGCGGGGACTTTAAAAATCTCCCTATTGAGGTATTTGAATCTAAGTATCCAATTAGAATTAATCAATATGCACTAAGACAAAACTCAGGCGGTGCTGGTCAGTATCGCGGAGGTCTTGGCGTTGTAAGAGAATACGAGATTCTTAGTGAGGACACGACTGTTTCTCTGTGGTTTGAAAGATCTAAGACACCAGCTTGGGGACTTTTTGGAGGGCAGCCTGGTATGAAGCCTGATGTGGAAATTACTTCTGATGGCCAAGTTGAACATTTACTGAAGGTAAATGGCAGAAAGATCCGCAAGGGCGATATCGTCAAAGTCATGACTGGCGGAGGCGGGGGCTTCGGTGAGCCATCAGAAAGAGCCGCTAAAGATAAGGAAAATGATAAGAAGAATCAGTATGTTACAGCAGAATAA